From one bacterium Scap17 genomic stretch:
- a CDS encoding nuclear transport factor 2 family protein, whose translation MQAPERRTINREQMTAMFDAFNRHAIDEVMEYFADDVVFDTVSGDEAHGTRIVGKAAVRDAFVNTWTTMPDVQWAKGEFFFADQRVVSECTFMATQPDGQRVEADSVDLFTIEKGKITRKQAFRKQRPAFTPAA comes from the coding sequence ATGCAAGCACCAGAGAGACGCACCATAAATCGTGAACAGATGACCGCAATGTTCGACGCCTTCAATCGCCACGCCATCGATGAGGTCATGGAGTACTTCGCCGACGATGTGGTCTTCGACACCGTGTCCGGCGATGAGGCGCACGGCACGCGTATCGTCGGTAAAGCCGCCGTGCGCGACGCCTTCGTGAATACCTGGACGACAATGCCCGATGTGCAGTGGGCCAAGGGCGAGTTCTTCTTCGCCGATCAGCGCGTCGTCTCCGAATGCACCTTCATGGCGACCCAGCCCGATGGCCAGCGTGTCGAAGCCGACAGCGTGGATCTCTTCACCATCGAGAAGGGCAAGATCACCCGCAAACAGGCCTTCCGCAAGCAGCGACCGGCCTTTACTCCAGCTGCCTGA
- a CDS encoding FadR family transcriptional regulator yields MKQTPFAFEKALKNQTKKEILADKLIEMILTGLLRDGDELPSERELAQLFEVSRETVRGGLALLTGYGLLNVSHGSKSRVCASEAVIDSFRNHPARQQGDELNNLDIESVFESRIVVESAIARRAARHIDEAGLKKLDALLEAQSQHFDSPVNFQLSDQNFHHVIAEYSRNEILIRYADELYTYALNIRRQVMAEHGSIKRSYEEHVRIVEALRAGDPDAAERAMLSHIDSVYYTTRDKMPH; encoded by the coding sequence ATGAAGCAGACGCCTTTCGCCTTCGAGAAAGCGCTGAAGAATCAGACCAAGAAGGAAATTCTCGCCGACAAGCTCATCGAGATGATCCTGACGGGGCTGCTGCGCGATGGAGATGAGCTGCCCAGCGAGCGTGAGCTGGCACAGTTGTTTGAAGTGAGTCGTGAGACCGTGCGCGGGGGGCTGGCGCTGTTGACGGGCTATGGCCTCTTGAATGTCTCGCACGGCAGCAAGTCACGCGTCTGTGCCAGTGAGGCCGTGATCGACAGCTTCCGCAATCATCCCGCACGTCAACAGGGTGATGAGCTCAACAACCTGGATATCGAGAGCGTCTTCGAGAGCCGGATCGTGGTGGAATCGGCCATCGCCCGCCGCGCTGCGCGGCACATCGATGAAGCAGGGCTCAAGAAGCTGGACGCCTTGCTGGAAGCCCAGTCACAGCACTTCGACTCGCCGGTGAACTTCCAGCTCTCGGATCAGAACTTCCATCACGTCATCGCCGAATACTCGCGCAACGAGATCCTGATCCGCTATGCCGATGAGCTTTATACCTACGCGCTCAACATTCGCCGCCAGGTCATGGCCGAACACGGCTCGATCAAGCGCAGCTATGAAGAGCATGTGCGTATTGTCGAGGCGCTACGTGCCGGTGACCCGGATGCTGCTGAACGCGCCATGCTCTCGCATATCGATAGCGTCTATTACACCACGCGCGACAAGATGCCCCATTGA
- a CDS encoding 4-hydroxythreonine-4-phosphate dehydrogenase PdxA, whose protein sequence is MSATRPVIALTLGDPAGIGPELIARLVAEPEQFAETHSVLVGDQWLWEQGQRQAGLFTQLPRVASFAEAREHEGLSLMLVESVAQQDVTLAEESAACGASTLAVLSRCLEAAQNEEVDAICFAPLNKLSMKKGGLGHEDELHFFAEKLGVEGYFCEFNTLGTLWTSRISSHIPLKDAAEYVTQERIIAASQLIHDSLKLAGFERPRIAVAAFNPHGGEGGTCGREEIDVIAPAVARCNEQGYPVEGPFPADTIFIKARDGEYDAIVTMYHDQGQIAIKLLGFKSGVTVQGGLPIPITTPAHGTAFDIAGLGKADVNPTRNAFAIAKRMGTNLRALRLETAFA, encoded by the coding sequence ATGTCAGCAACACGCCCTGTCATTGCCCTTACCCTTGGTGACCCCGCCGGTATCGGCCCGGAGCTGATCGCGCGCCTGGTCGCCGAACCCGAGCAATTCGCCGAGACCCACAGCGTGCTGGTCGGCGATCAGTGGCTGTGGGAGCAGGGCCAACGCCAGGCCGGTCTCTTCACCCAGCTGCCGCGCGTCGCAAGCTTCGCCGAGGCCCGCGAGCATGAAGGCCTGTCATTGATGCTGGTGGAAAGCGTGGCCCAGCAGGACGTGACGCTGGCCGAGGAAAGCGCCGCCTGTGGCGCCTCGACCCTCGCGGTGCTGTCTCGCTGCCTGGAAGCAGCCCAGAACGAGGAAGTCGACGCCATCTGCTTCGCGCCGCTCAACAAGCTGTCGATGAAGAAAGGTGGCCTCGGCCATGAGGACGAGCTGCACTTCTTCGCCGAGAAGCTCGGAGTCGAAGGCTATTTCTGCGAGTTCAACACCCTGGGGACGCTGTGGACCTCGCGCATCTCATCGCACATTCCGCTCAAGGACGCCGCCGAGTACGTCACCCAGGAGCGCATCATCGCCGCCAGCCAGCTGATTCATGACTCGCTGAAACTGGCCGGCTTTGAGCGTCCGCGCATCGCCGTCGCCGCCTTCAATCCCCACGGCGGCGAAGGTGGCACCTGTGGCCGCGAGGAAATCGACGTCATCGCGCCGGCCGTCGCGCGCTGCAATGAACAGGGCTACCCGGTCGAAGGCCCCTTCCCGGCCGACACCATATTTATCAAGGCGCGAGATGGCGAGTACGACGCCATCGTGACCATGTACCACGACCAGGGGCAGATCGCGATCAAGCTGCTGGGCTTCAAATCCGGCGTCACCGTCCAGGGCGGCCTGCCCATCCCCATCACCACGCCGGCCCACGGCACCGCCTTCGATATCGCAGGCCTTGGCAAGGCGGACGTCAACCCGACCCGCAATGCCTTCGCGATCGCCAAGCGCATGGGCACCAACCTGCGTGCACTGCGTCTCGAGACCGCTTTTGCCTGA
- a CDS encoding amidohydrolase family protein yields MLSDSLQSPVMTASLAELGEQRERYLATQQDEDLPIIDAHMHVWDPTRNYHPWLCDEPMIPFRYGDYAAIRRPYLPAEHLMAAGKAHRVMGCVYMEAEWARGDALKEVRWVEETARETGWPNAMIAQAWLDQDDIAEQLATLCEPRSPRGSLVMGIRHKPAALERHDPRLATHTMPGSLRCPRYQYGVSEVARRGLIFELQVPWWHLEELLPLLGRHPEMPVVINHAGVPGDRHPDTLRQWSRALAKVAAWPQVMIKFSGLGIVGQPWRLEDNREVFAIVLRHFGVHRVMFASNFPVDGLVTSLDTLLQAFKDLSRSLSPEHRLKLFCDNAVRRYRLNATA; encoded by the coding sequence ATGCTCTCTGACTCACTCCAATCCCCGGTGATGACTGCGTCTCTTGCCGAACTGGGCGAGCAACGCGAGCGCTATCTGGCCACGCAGCAGGATGAAGATCTGCCGATCATCGATGCCCACATGCATGTCTGGGACCCGACGCGCAATTACCACCCCTGGCTGTGCGATGAGCCGATGATTCCCTTCCGCTACGGCGACTATGCCGCGATTCGTCGCCCCTACCTGCCCGCCGAGCACCTCATGGCAGCGGGAAAGGCGCATCGCGTGATGGGCTGCGTCTACATGGAAGCGGAATGGGCGCGGGGCGATGCGCTCAAGGAAGTGCGCTGGGTCGAGGAGACTGCCCGCGAGACCGGCTGGCCGAATGCCATGATCGCCCAGGCCTGGCTGGATCAGGACGACATCGCCGAGCAACTCGCAACGCTGTGTGAGCCACGTTCCCCCCGTGGCAGCCTGGTCATGGGCATTCGACACAAGCCGGCCGCGCTGGAACGTCATGATCCGAGGCTTGCCACCCACACCATGCCCGGCTCGCTGCGCTGCCCGCGTTATCAGTACGGCGTCAGTGAAGTCGCGCGTCGCGGGCTGATCTTCGAGCTGCAGGTGCCCTGGTGGCACCTCGAGGAACTGTTGCCACTGCTGGGCCGCCACCCCGAGATGCCGGTGGTGATCAATCACGCCGGCGTGCCCGGTGATCGTCATCCCGACACCCTGCGTCAGTGGTCACGGGCCCTCGCCAAGGTCGCCGCCTGGCCCCAGGTGATGATCAAGTTCTCGGGGCTCGGCATCGTGGGTCAGCCCTGGCGGCTGGAAGACAACCGTGAGGTCTTTGCCATCGTGCTGCGCCATTTCGGGGTCCACCGCGTGATGTTCGCCAGCAACTTCCCGGTCGATGGGCTGGTGACCTCACTCGATACGCTGCTGCAGGCATTCAAGGACCTCAGCCGCTCCTTGAGTCCCGAACACCGCCTCAAGCTGTTCTGCGACAACGCCGTGCGCCGCTACCGCTTGAACGCTACCGCCTGA
- a CDS encoding TRAP transporter substrate-binding protein, with product MTTTATTAIATTTASITTTCKEFAMLTRHALSHKALIKTVSALGLMLTFATTAHAEITARMGTSLPDAHPQTLGAKKFAQLIEERSDGEITVKVFSNGILGNDVNMTSMLQSGTLDFTVPSTATLSSLNPDFNIVSLPFQFDDSTHADAVLDGEAGRALLASLDDKQLVALEYWENGFRHMTNSRRPIETLEDIEGLKIRTMQNALYIDLFNGLGANAVPMSVNELFTAMETRTVDGQENPYTVIDAKRFFEVQKYLSRTAHAYDALVLVASAGFMQSLDEAQRQLVREAAREATLYQREQSRALNEELLSALEKKMAVNVVADSERQRMREALAPVIEQHTQALDADVVTQFQTALADAR from the coding sequence ATGACGACGACCGCCACGACAGCGATTGCCACAACGACAGCCTCTATAACAACAACTTGCAAGGAATTCGCCATGCTTACCCGCCACGCCCTGTCCCATAAAGCTCTGATCAAGACAGTCTCCGCGCTGGGACTGATGCTGACCTTCGCGACCACTGCCCACGCCGAGATCACCGCGCGCATGGGCACCAGTCTGCCGGATGCCCACCCCCAGACGCTGGGGGCCAAGAAGTTCGCACAACTCATCGAGGAAAGATCCGACGGCGAGATCACCGTCAAGGTGTTCTCCAACGGCATTCTGGGCAACGACGTCAACATGACCTCGATGCTGCAGTCCGGGACCCTGGATTTCACCGTACCGTCCACCGCGACCCTCAGCAGTCTCAATCCTGACTTCAACATCGTCAGCCTGCCCTTCCAGTTCGATGACAGTACACATGCGGACGCGGTGCTGGATGGCGAGGCTGGCCGAGCCCTGCTCGCAAGCCTCGATGACAAGCAGCTAGTGGCACTCGAGTACTGGGAAAACGGCTTCCGTCACATGACCAACAGCCGCCGACCCATCGAGACGCTCGAGGACATCGAAGGCCTCAAGATTCGCACCATGCAGAATGCGCTCTATATCGACCTCTTCAATGGGCTGGGTGCCAACGCCGTGCCCATGTCGGTCAATGAGCTGTTTACCGCCATGGAGACCCGCACGGTGGATGGCCAGGAAAACCCCTACACCGTGATCGACGCCAAGCGCTTCTTCGAGGTCCAGAAGTATCTTTCGCGCACCGCGCATGCCTATGACGCCCTGGTGCTGGTCGCCTCGGCAGGCTTCATGCAGTCACTCGATGAGGCGCAGCGCCAGCTGGTCCGCGAGGCCGCCCGTGAAGCCACGCTCTATCAGCGCGAACAGAGCCGCGCCCTGAACGAGGAATTGCTGAGTGCCCTTGAGAAGAAGATGGCCGTCAACGTGGTCGCGGACAGTGAGCGCCAGCGCATGCGTGAGGCCCTGGCACCGGTGATCGAGCAGCACACCCAGGCGCTTGACGCAGACGTGGTGACGCAGTTCCAGACCGCCCTGGCCGACGCGCGCTGA
- a CDS encoding helix-turn-helix domain-containing protein yields the protein MTTDTDSSQASTDSTLSNAEQEDRRIGRQLRDLRKSRQLTLNQLAGQVGKSVGYLSQVERGVSSLPIGVLQTLSDALDVRVSWFFQPGGSDSAAEQETIVRADQRRAMNLGTIGAREELLSPRLSGQLILIMTRLQPGGSGGETPRERRGEEAGYVESGQLELTLGEQIFLLNPGDSFSLTGEEPHWIRNPGETETRIVWVMTGVEY from the coding sequence ATGACCACGGACACAGACTCCTCACAGGCATCAACCGACAGCACACTAAGCAATGCAGAACAGGAAGACCGCCGTATCGGCAGGCAGCTGCGCGACCTGCGCAAGTCCCGCCAGCTGACCTTGAACCAACTGGCAGGCCAAGTCGGCAAATCCGTCGGCTACCTGAGCCAGGTGGAGCGTGGCGTCTCCTCGCTGCCCATCGGAGTGTTGCAGACGCTGAGTGACGCCCTAGACGTGCGCGTCAGCTGGTTCTTCCAGCCGGGCGGCAGTGACTCGGCGGCCGAGCAGGAAACTATCGTGCGCGCGGATCAGCGCCGCGCCATGAACCTTGGCACCATCGGTGCACGGGAAGAATTGCTCTCCCCTCGCCTGAGCGGTCAGCTCATCCTGATCATGACCCGCCTGCAGCCCGGTGGCAGCGGCGGCGAGACACCGCGTGAGCGGCGCGGTGAGGAAGCGGGCTATGTGGAAAGTGGCCAGCTGGAGCTGACCCTCGGCGAACAGATTTTCCTGCTCAACCCGGGCGACAGCTTCTCGCTCACCGGGGAAGAACCCCACTGGATTCGCAATCCCGGCGAGACCGAGACCCGCATCGTCTGGGTGATGACGGGCGTGGAGTACTGA
- a CDS encoding FAH family protein, translated as MRLVQLRTANGPRVAVVESRDQLRLLDFPGGTYELASRAIELGIGLSALIEQHYSHTLVDYKQAIDRRELLPPVTHPDRARCTVTGTGLTHLGSADTRDAMHAAAQAQSENDANVTDSMRMFRMGLEGGKPAAGQVGAQPEWFYKGDGSIVVAPETAISVPAFAEDAGEEPELVGLYLNDANGQPHRIGYAVGNEFSDHITERANYLWLAHSKLRACSYGPELLIGELPQHLEGTSRITREGQTLWEKPFLTGEANMAHSLANLEHHHFKYAQFRAPGDLHVHFFGTATLSFADQIKVQEGDRFEIELPAFGRALRNPVAFESHDNQAEQPSAMAVL; from the coding sequence ATGAGACTCGTCCAACTTCGCACCGCCAATGGCCCGCGGGTCGCCGTGGTCGAAAGCCGCGACCAGCTGCGCCTGCTCGACTTCCCCGGTGGCACCTATGAGCTGGCCTCCCGCGCCATCGAGCTGGGCATCGGGCTCAGCGCGCTGATCGAACAGCACTACTCGCACACCCTGGTCGACTACAAGCAGGCGATCGATCGCCGCGAACTGCTGCCGCCGGTCACCCACCCCGATCGCGCGCGCTGCACCGTCACCGGCACCGGCCTGACCCACCTGGGCAGCGCTGACACCCGCGATGCCATGCATGCCGCCGCCCAGGCACAGAGCGAGAATGACGCCAACGTCACCGACTCGATGCGCATGTTCCGCATGGGCCTCGAGGGCGGAAAGCCCGCCGCGGGTCAGGTCGGCGCGCAGCCGGAATGGTTCTACAAGGGTGACGGCAGCATCGTGGTCGCGCCGGAAACCGCGATCAGCGTGCCGGCCTTCGCCGAGGATGCCGGCGAGGAGCCCGAACTGGTCGGCCTGTACCTCAACGATGCCAATGGCCAGCCGCACCGCATCGGCTACGCCGTGGGCAACGAATTCTCCGACCACATCACCGAGCGCGCCAATTATCTGTGGCTGGCCCACTCCAAACTGCGCGCCTGCAGCTATGGACCTGAGCTGCTGATCGGCGAACTGCCCCAGCACCTGGAAGGCACCAGCCGCATCACCCGCGAAGGCCAGACCCTGTGGGAGAAACCCTTCCTGACCGGTGAGGCCAACATGGCCCACAGCCTGGCCAACCTGGAACACCACCATTTCAAGTACGCCCAGTTCCGCGCGCCCGGTGACCTGCATGTGCACTTCTTCGGCACTGCCACGCTGAGTTTCGCCGATCAGATCAAGGTGCAGGAAGGAGACCGCTTCGAGATCGAACTGCCGGCCTTCGGGCGCGCACTGCGCAACCCGGTCGCGTTCGAGTCCCACGACAACCAAGCGGAACAGCCATCCGCCATGGCGGTGCTGTAA
- a CDS encoding L-rhamnonate dehydratase has product MKITNVRTRVFEWKGHTVPPTAHFCSNAMDELWDKGDSMGTFRFHGWTVVEIETDNGLVGLGNVALAPRIAKAIIDQYLTPLIIGQDPFDYEYLWQRMYRSTHAWGRKGIGMAAISGVDIAIWDIMGKAVGKPVFKLLGGRTKEKIPCYASKLYRTDLKGMQEEAQSYLDQGFTAMKMRFGYGPRDGVEGVRANLDSVAAVREVIGEDVDLMLECYMGWNLDYAKRMLPKLERFQPRWLEEPVIADDIDGYAELNQLTSIPISGGEHEFTHYGFRQLLEKRAVSVIQYDTNRVGGITAARKINALAESFSVPVIPHAGQMHNYHLTMASLASPMSEYFPVHDVEIGNELFYYIFKGDPEPVNGFIDLDEETPGLGLELNSDYFDQFNIIE; this is encoded by the coding sequence ATGAAGATCACCAACGTCAGAACCCGCGTCTTCGAATGGAAAGGCCACACCGTCCCTCCGACCGCCCACTTCTGCTCCAACGCCATGGACGAGCTGTGGGACAAGGGCGACTCGATGGGCACCTTCCGCTTCCACGGCTGGACAGTGGTGGAGATCGAGACCGACAACGGCCTGGTCGGGCTGGGCAACGTGGCGCTGGCGCCGCGCATCGCCAAGGCGATCATCGATCAATACCTCACGCCGCTGATCATCGGTCAGGACCCCTTCGACTACGAATACCTGTGGCAGCGCATGTACCGCTCCACCCACGCCTGGGGCCGCAAGGGCATCGGCATGGCCGCCATCTCCGGCGTCGATATCGCCATCTGGGACATCATGGGCAAGGCGGTCGGCAAGCCGGTCTTCAAGCTGCTGGGCGGGCGCACCAAGGAGAAGATCCCCTGCTACGCCTCCAAGCTCTACCGCACCGACCTCAAGGGCATGCAGGAAGAGGCCCAGTCCTATCTGGACCAAGGCTTCACCGCCATGAAGATGCGCTTCGGCTACGGTCCGCGTGATGGGGTCGAGGGCGTGCGTGCCAACCTGGATAGCGTGGCCGCCGTGCGCGAAGTCATCGGCGAGGATGTCGACCTGATGCTCGAGTGCTACATGGGCTGGAACCTGGACTACGCCAAGCGCATGTTGCCGAAGCTGGAACGCTTCCAGCCGCGCTGGCTGGAAGAGCCGGTGATCGCCGATGACATCGATGGCTACGCCGAACTCAATCAGCTGACCAGCATTCCCATCTCCGGCGGCGAGCACGAATTCACCCATTACGGCTTCCGCCAGCTGCTGGAAAAGCGCGCCGTCTCCGTCATCCAGTACGACACCAACCGGGTCGGTGGTATCACCGCCGCGCGCAAGATCAACGCCCTCGCCGAGTCCTTCAGCGTGCCGGTCATCCCGCACGCCGGCCAGATGCACAACTACCACCTGACCATGGCCTCACTGGCCTCCCCGATGAGCGAGTACTTCCCGGTGCATGATGTCGAGATCGGCAACGAGCTCTTCTACTACATCTTCAAGGGTGACCCGGAGCCGGTGAACGGCTTCATCGACCTCGACGAAGAGACCCCGGGGCTGGGCCTCGAGCTGAACAGCGACTACTTCGATCAGTTCAACATCATCGAGTGA
- a CDS encoding BCCT family transporter → MIYALAAPEQTGAALSGIRDFLIFNFGWSFVLGVAATLIFSFYLLLSPFGSIRLGPDDSRPEFSYVAWISMIFSCGLGIGFVFFSVAEPLTHLYTSSHVQDLNQVGQQAGVSTAIRNTLMDWGMNGWALFAVAAWAIAFPAYRLGQPLTVATGLYGLLGERCNSSLWGKLANGLGVIGTIGGNATMIGLGVTSISYALKVLFGLEFGAFGQAMVMLVIIIAYVASAATGIGRGIKYLSLLNMIMAGAILLALLAFGHAPAQYLLNMITQQFGDYFGSVFVNQFWTDAGSFEQREWVGWWMIFYWLWYISYIPLCGGFIARISRGRTLREFVFGVVVVPMLLSIVWFSIWGGSAGYAEVNQIVPLWESVQGNPESGIYLLLQSMPGGWWLCLAVLFNIIVFAVTTSDSASFFSAMQVSNGNENPKILMRLLWGVIIGVTGIVFQLAGGFTAIKCLAIVVGAPFFLVSIAYMFSVYRMLKATHEQPATAMQPAPQVKPLPAEAVEPEAPSAVSPTTPASTPAPPSLPGSGSQPIPGAT, encoded by the coding sequence ATGATCTACGCCCTGGCGGCGCCGGAGCAGACCGGCGCGGCGCTGTCCGGCATACGTGACTTCCTGATCTTCAATTTCGGCTGGAGCTTCGTGCTCGGGGTCGCCGCGACGCTGATCTTCAGCTTCTATCTGTTGCTCAGCCCCTTCGGCAGCATCCGCCTGGGGCCGGATGATTCACGTCCTGAGTTCAGCTATGTGGCGTGGATCTCGATGATCTTTAGCTGCGGGCTGGGCATTGGCTTCGTGTTCTTCAGCGTCGCCGAGCCATTGACGCACCTCTACACCTCCTCGCATGTGCAGGACCTCAATCAGGTCGGCCAGCAGGCCGGGGTATCAACCGCGATCCGCAACACCCTGATGGACTGGGGCATGAATGGCTGGGCACTGTTTGCCGTGGCCGCCTGGGCCATCGCCTTTCCGGCCTATCGCCTCGGGCAGCCGCTGACGGTCGCCACCGGTCTATATGGTCTTCTGGGGGAGCGCTGCAACAGCAGTCTGTGGGGAAAGCTTGCCAACGGGCTTGGCGTGATCGGTACCATCGGCGGCAATGCCACCATGATCGGGCTGGGCGTCACCTCCATCAGCTATGCCTTGAAGGTGCTGTTCGGACTCGAGTTCGGCGCCTTCGGTCAGGCCATGGTGATGCTGGTGATCATCATCGCCTACGTGGCATCGGCGGCGACCGGCATCGGGCGCGGCATCAAGTACCTCAGCCTGCTCAACATGATCATGGCCGGCGCCATATTGCTGGCGCTGCTGGCCTTCGGTCACGCCCCGGCGCAGTACCTGCTGAACATGATCACCCAGCAGTTCGGTGACTACTTCGGCTCGGTATTCGTCAACCAGTTCTGGACCGACGCGGGCAGCTTCGAACAGCGTGAGTGGGTGGGCTGGTGGATGATCTTCTACTGGCTCTGGTACATCTCCTATATCCCCCTCTGCGGCGGTTTCATCGCGCGCATCTCCCGCGGCCGCACCCTGCGCGAATTCGTGTTCGGCGTGGTGGTGGTGCCGATGCTGCTGTCGATCGTGTGGTTCAGCATCTGGGGCGGCTCGGCCGGCTATGCCGAGGTCAATCAGATCGTACCGCTGTGGGAAAGCGTGCAGGGCAATCCGGAATCCGGCATCTACCTGTTGCTGCAGAGCATGCCCGGCGGCTGGTGGCTGTGCCTCGCGGTGCTGTTCAACATCATCGTCTTCGCCGTCACCACCTCGGATTCGGCCTCGTTCTTCTCGGCCATGCAGGTCTCCAATGGCAACGAGAACCCGAAGATCCTGATGCGCCTGCTGTGGGGCGTGATCATCGGCGTCACCGGCATCGTCTTCCAGCTCGCCGGTGGCTTCACCGCCATCAAGTGCCTGGCGATCGTGGTCGGCGCGCCCTTCTTCCTCGTCAGCATCGCTTACATGTTCTCGGTCTATCGCATGCTCAAGGCGACCCATGAACAGCCCGCGACGGCCATGCAGCCGGCCCCTCAGGTAAAGCCTCTGCCTGCCGAAGCCGTTGAGCCGGAAGCCCCAAGTGCTGTCTCACCCACCACGCCAGCTAGTACGCCCGCGCCGCCCTCCCTCCCGGGGTCGGGAAGCCAACCCATCCCGGGCGCGACCTAA
- a CDS encoding TRAP transporter substrate-binding protein produces the protein MTTSRHHTTATLLSAALLSLAMTGTATAATSLTFAHAHPVTDSQHLAAERFAERLAERSAGELTVKIFPNGQLGNDQAMISGVRSGTIDLELSGNPYFSGLVSELNVLDLPFLFDTREQAYQVLDGEVGQNLLTAMQPQQIEGLAFWEIGFRNLTNSRRAVETAEDISGLTLRTTPNPAHIAAFQALGANPTPMPFAELYTALETRTVDGQENPVSLIRSANLYSVQDHLSLTAHAYTAAPLIMNKQTFDSLAPELQTLIKEEAREAARYQRQLNHDNEQGDLAFLEEQGMQVVREPDTASMRAKVAEPVRAEFTAKHGSELLERIDAALAH, from the coding sequence ATGACAACCTCACGCCACCACACCACCGCCACCCTCCTGTCCGCCGCCCTACTCAGCCTGGCGATGACAGGCACCGCCACTGCCGCTACCTCGCTGACCTTCGCGCATGCCCACCCGGTCACCGATTCGCAGCATCTGGCCGCCGAGCGCTTCGCCGAACGTCTCGCCGAGCGCAGCGCGGGAGAATTGACGGTCAAGATCTTCCCCAACGGCCAGCTGGGCAATGACCAGGCGATGATTTCCGGTGTCCGCAGCGGCACCATCGACCTGGAGCTCTCCGGCAATCCCTACTTCAGTGGTCTGGTCAGCGAACTCAACGTGCTGGACCTGCCCTTCCTGTTCGATACCCGCGAGCAGGCCTATCAGGTACTGGACGGCGAGGTCGGTCAGAACCTGCTGACTGCCATGCAGCCTCAACAGATCGAAGGCCTCGCCTTCTGGGAAATCGGCTTCCGCAACCTGACCAACTCGCGCCGCGCGGTAGAGACCGCCGAGGACATCAGCGGCCTGACGCTGCGCACCACCCCGAACCCGGCGCATATCGCCGCCTTCCAGGCCCTCGGTGCCAACCCGACTCCGATGCCCTTCGCGGAGCTTTATACCGCGCTGGAAACCCGCACCGTGGATGGCCAGGAGAATCCGGTCAGCCTGATTCGCTCCGCCAACCTGTATTCGGTGCAGGACCATCTGTCACTGACCGCGCACGCCTATACCGCCGCGCCCTTGATCATGAACAAGCAGACGTTCGACAGCCTCGCCCCCGAACTTCAGACGCTGATCAAGGAAGAAGCCCGCGAAGCGGCCCGCTATCAGCGCCAGCTCAATCATGACAATGAACAGGGCGATCTGGCCTTCCTCGAGGAACAGGGCATGCAGGTCGTGCGCGAACCCGATACCGCCAGCATGAGGGCCAAGGTCGCCGAGCCGGTGCGCGCCGAGTTCACCGCCAAGCACGGCAGCGAGCTGCTGGAACGCATCGACGCCGCTCTCGCCCACTGA